From Desulfobaccales bacterium, the proteins below share one genomic window:
- the fdhF gene encoding formate dehydrogenase subunit alpha has translation MAEPTLTLNGRTVAFEPGQTILEVARGAGVYIPTLCWMKDTLPTGSCRVCVVEVEGARTLLPACATQAAANQVIQTESPRVAAARRMVLELALASGNHNCLICEANGECELQALAYRYQVPYPAFATPPDHPYYFEDNNSMIVRDFSKCIMCGRCVRGCTERQVNDAIAIGYRGSHNKIVAKADKTYIESDCVFCGECVQSCPVGALLDKNALGQGRAWERTKVLTTCPYCGVGCQLEVHVKDDRIVKVTGADLEPNNGRLCVKGRFGWHFVHHPERLTTPLLRKNGELTPVSWDEALDFVAAKLKEIKEKHGPEQIGGWCSARITNEENYLMQKFMRAVIGTNHVDHCARLUHSATVAGLAAAFGSGAMTNSIGELEDAKCILVIGSNTNENHPVIAARIKRAVRFKGAHLIVVDPRRQDLVKFAKLYLRQYPGTDIALLNGMMHVIIRDNLYDAAYVAERTENFEALKQTVAAYTPERAAQITGIPAADIEAAARMYAQAKVASIVYCMGITQHTVGTDNVKALANLAMLCGNVGVWGGGVNPLRGQNNVQGACDMGGLPNVFSGYQPVTDEAARKKMEAAWGVSGLPAWVGKTMTDMLPAINAGEMKALYIIGENPALSDADADHAIKAMQKLELLVVQDIFLTETGKLAHVVLPAASFAEKDGTFANTERRVARVRQCIPPLPGCKPDWQIICELSNRLGYPMNYASPEEIFEEIRKVTPSYAGITYKRLEAGGIQWPCPTEEHPGTVFLHKDRFARGLGMFFPVEHKDPAEMPDADYPLYLTTGRVLYQYHTGTMSRRAPGLTEKAPECRVEMAAADAQRLGISDGDRVRVRSRRGEIIARAQISPKAVAGTVFLPFHFAEAAANKLTNAALDPVCRIPEYKVCAVQVEKA, from the coding sequence ATGGCCGAACCCACTTTGACCCTCAATGGCCGGACCGTGGCCTTTGAGCCCGGTCAGACCATTCTTGAGGTGGCCCGAGGGGCCGGGGTCTATATCCCCACCCTCTGTTGGATGAAAGACACTCTGCCCACCGGTTCCTGTCGCGTCTGTGTGGTGGAGGTGGAAGGGGCCCGCACCCTGCTCCCCGCCTGCGCCACCCAGGCCGCGGCCAATCAGGTGATCCAGACGGAGAGCCCCCGGGTGGCCGCCGCCCGGCGCATGGTGCTGGAGCTGGCCCTGGCCAGCGGCAACCACAACTGCCTCATCTGCGAGGCCAACGGCGAATGCGAGCTCCAGGCCCTGGCCTACCGCTACCAGGTGCCATACCCCGCCTTCGCCACCCCCCCGGACCATCCCTACTACTTCGAAGACAACAACAGCATGATCGTCCGGGATTTCTCCAAGTGCATCATGTGCGGCCGCTGTGTGCGGGGCTGCACTGAGCGCCAGGTGAACGACGCCATCGCCATCGGCTACCGGGGCTCCCACAACAAGATCGTCGCCAAGGCGGACAAGACCTACATCGAGTCCGACTGCGTCTTCTGCGGCGAGTGCGTCCAGTCCTGTCCGGTGGGGGCGCTCCTGGACAAAAACGCCCTCGGCCAGGGCCGGGCCTGGGAACGGACCAAAGTCCTCACCACCTGCCCATACTGCGGCGTGGGCTGCCAGTTGGAGGTGCATGTCAAGGACGACCGCATCGTCAAGGTGACCGGCGCCGACCTGGAGCCCAATAACGGCCGGCTGTGCGTCAAAGGCCGCTTCGGCTGGCACTTTGTGCACCACCCCGAGCGCCTCACCACGCCGCTCCTGCGCAAAAACGGCGAGCTGACCCCGGTGAGCTGGGATGAGGCCCTGGATTTCGTGGCCGCCAAGCTCAAGGAGATCAAGGAGAAACACGGTCCCGAGCAGATCGGCGGCTGGTGCTCCGCCCGCATCACCAATGAAGAGAACTACCTGATGCAGAAATTCATGCGGGCGGTGATCGGCACCAACCACGTGGACCACTGCGCCCGTCTCTGACACAGCGCCACTGTGGCCGGTCTGGCCGCAGCTTTCGGTTCCGGCGCCATGACCAACTCCATCGGCGAGTTGGAGGACGCGAAGTGCATTCTGGTCATCGGCTCCAACACCAATGAAAACCACCCGGTCATTGCCGCCCGCATCAAACGGGCGGTGCGCTTCAAGGGCGCCCATCTCATCGTGGTGGACCCGAGGCGCCAGGACCTGGTGAAGTTCGCCAAGCTTTACTTGCGCCAATACCCCGGGACGGACATCGCCCTCCTCAACGGCATGATGCACGTCATCATCCGGGACAATCTCTATGACGCCGCCTATGTGGCCGAGCGCACCGAGAATTTCGAGGCCCTGAAGCAGACGGTGGCGGCCTACACCCCGGAGCGGGCCGCCCAGATCACCGGCATCCCGGCGGCGGACATCGAGGCCGCGGCCCGGATGTACGCCCAGGCCAAGGTGGCCTCCATCGTCTATTGCATGGGCATCACCCAGCACACCGTGGGCACCGACAACGTCAAGGCCCTGGCCAACCTGGCCATGCTCTGCGGCAACGTGGGGGTCTGGGGCGGCGGCGTCAACCCCTTACGGGGCCAGAACAACGTCCAGGGCGCCTGCGACATGGGGGGTCTGCCCAATGTCTTTTCCGGCTACCAGCCGGTGACCGACGAGGCGGCCCGCAAAAAGATGGAGGCGGCCTGGGGCGTGAGCGGGCTTCCCGCCTGGGTGGGCAAGACCATGACCGACATGCTCCCGGCCATCAATGCCGGGGAGATGAAGGCCCTCTACATCATCGGCGAAAACCCGGCCCTGTCGGATGCCGACGCCGACCACGCCATCAAGGCCATGCAGAAGCTGGAGCTGCTGGTGGTGCAGGACATCTTCCTCACCGAGACCGGCAAATTGGCCCACGTGGTCCTGCCCGCGGCCTCCTTTGCCGAAAAGGACGGCACCTTCGCCAACACCGAGCGCCGGGTGGCCCGGGTGCGCCAGTGCATCCCGCCGCTTCCCGGGTGCAAGCCCGACTGGCAGATCATCTGCGAGCTCAGCAATCGCCTGGGATATCCCATGAATTATGCCTCCCCGGAGGAGATCTTCGAGGAGATCCGGAAAGTCACCCCGTCCTACGCCGGCATCACCTATAAGCGGCTGGAGGCGGGGGGCATCCAGTGGCCCTGCCCCACGGAAGAGCACCCCGGCACCGTCTTTCTGCATAAGGACCGCTTCGCCCGGGGGCTGGGCATGTTCTTCCCGGTGGAGCACAAAGACCCGGCGGAGATGCCGGACGCGGACTACCCCCTCTATCTCACCACCGGCCGGGTGCTCTATCAGTATCACACCGGCACCATGAGCCGCCGGGCCCCGGGGCTCACGGAAAAGGCGCCGGAGTGCCGGGTGGAGATGGCCGCGGCGGACGCCCAGCGTTTGGGTATCAGCGACGGCGACCGGGTGCGGGTGCGCTCCCGGCGGGGCGAGATCATCGCCCGGGCCCAGATCTCCCCCAAGGCGGTGGCCGGCACGGTATTTTTGCCCTTCCACTTCGCCGAGGCGGCGGCCAACAAGCTCACCAACGCCGCCCTGGACCCGGTCTGCCGCATCCCGGAATACAAGGTCTGCGCCGTGCAGGTCGAGAAAGCGTAA
- a CDS encoding HU family DNA-binding protein: MNKSQLIEALAKAENLTLKKAELVVNAIFENMAEALVRNERIEIRGFGSFKVKYYNGYKGRNPKTGDVIEVGGKKLPFFKVGKELSELVDRS; the protein is encoded by the coding sequence ATGAACAAGTCGCAACTCATCGAGGCCCTGGCCAAGGCTGAGAACCTCACCCTGAAAAAAGCGGAGCTGGTGGTCAACGCCATCTTTGAGAATATGGCGGAAGCCCTGGTGCGCAACGAACGCATCGAGATCCGGGGCTTCGGCAGCTTCAAGGTGAAGTATTATAATGGCTACAAGGGCCGGAACCCCAAAACCGGCGACGTCATCGAGGTGGGGGGCAAAAAGCTCCCCTTTTTCAAGGTGGGCAAGGAACTGAGCGAACTGGTGGATCGGTCATAA
- a CDS encoding MFS transporter gives MSPPSPQRAAWNFIILVGVVSLFSDLTYEGARSVTGPFLGLLGASAVVVAVVAGLGEFLGYALRLVSGYLTDRLGRYWGITWAGYACNLLAVPLLALAWTWHVAAGLILLERVGKALRTPARDAMLSHAVSRVGRGWGFGFHEAMDQLGAVTGPLVVAGVLAWHGGYRAAFAWLLVPAVVALAVIAAASRLYPTPRDLEKKMPELETQSLSRPFWLYVGALGLIAAGYADFPLIAYHFGKTGVLPPVWIPLFYAVAMGVDAVAALALGRLYDRRGLLVLLGAVAVTAWFAPLVFFGGFAVALAGVVLWGIGMGVQESVVKAVLAELVPPKRRATAFGIFHTCFGLCWFVGSALMGLLYDLNLWVLVAFSILLNLTALPFLVMVSRRLVPAHRQPA, from the coding sequence ATGAGTCCTCCATCTCCTCAACGGGCCGCCTGGAATTTCATCATCCTGGTGGGGGTGGTGAGCCTGTTCAGCGACCTCACCTATGAAGGCGCCCGCAGCGTCACCGGCCCTTTCCTGGGCCTGCTGGGGGCCAGCGCGGTGGTGGTGGCGGTGGTGGCCGGGCTGGGAGAGTTTCTCGGCTATGCCCTGCGGCTGGTTTCAGGATACCTCACCGACCGTCTGGGCCGCTACTGGGGCATCACCTGGGCGGGCTATGCCTGCAATCTGCTGGCGGTGCCGCTTCTGGCCCTGGCCTGGACCTGGCATGTGGCCGCGGGGCTGATCCTCCTGGAGCGGGTGGGCAAGGCCCTGCGCACCCCCGCCCGGGACGCCATGCTCTCCCATGCCGTCAGCCGGGTGGGCCGGGGCTGGGGCTTCGGCTTCCACGAGGCCATGGACCAGTTGGGCGCGGTGACCGGCCCCCTGGTGGTGGCCGGGGTGCTGGCCTGGCATGGGGGCTACCGGGCCGCCTTCGCCTGGCTCCTGGTGCCGGCGGTGGTGGCCTTGGCGGTGATCGCCGCCGCTTCCCGGCTGTATCCCACCCCCCGGGACCTGGAGAAAAAGATGCCGGAGTTGGAGACCCAGAGCCTGAGCCGCCCTTTCTGGCTCTATGTGGGGGCTTTGGGGCTCATTGCCGCTGGCTATGCGGATTTCCCCCTCATCGCCTATCATTTCGGCAAGACCGGCGTGCTGCCGCCGGTGTGGATCCCGCTGTTTTACGCCGTGGCCATGGGGGTGGACGCCGTGGCCGCCCTGGCGCTGGGCCGGCTTTATGACCGCCGGGGTCTGCTGGTGCTTTTGGGGGCGGTGGCGGTGACCGCCTGGTTCGCGCCCCTGGTCTTTTTCGGCGGCTTTGCCGTGGCTCTGGCCGGGGTGGTGCTGTGGGGCATCGGCATGGGGGTGCAGGAGTCCGTGGTCAAGGCGGTGCTGGCGGAGCTGGTACCGCCCAAGCGCCGGGCCACCGCCTTCGGAATCTTCCACACGTGCTTCGGCCTGTGCTGGTTTGTGGGAAGCGCCCTCATGGGTCTGCTCTACGATCTGAACCTATGGGTGCTGGTGGCCTTTTCCATCCTGCTTAACCTGACCGCCTTGCCGTTTCTGGTCATGGTCTCCCGCCGGCTGGTCCCGGCGCACCGGCAGCCTGCTTGA
- the accC gene encoding acetyl-CoA carboxylase biotin carboxylase subunit, producing MPLFRKVLIANRGEIAIRIIRACKELGIPTVAIYTEHDANALHIVKADQAISVSPGPLAGYLDFAQIIEVAKWAGADAIHPGYGFGAENWQFAQACAEAGITFIGPPPEAIREMGDKVRARELMAAAGVPIIPGSPVITQPEEAREHAARIGFPLLVKAKGGGGGRGMRLVWTEEEMLDSLEGARREAGRAFGDEGIYLEKFIEEPKHIEIQIVGDTQGRLVHLGERDCSIQRRHQKLIEIAPSLVLTPEKRQEMGEVAKKAAASLGYFSLGTMEFLVDKYLNFYFLEMNTRVQVEHPITELITGIDLVKEQIRVAAGEPLSFTQEEVSLRGYAIECRINAEDPRNNFFPSPGRITRYYSPGGVGVRLDGCVFGGYEVPPYFDPLLSKLCVWGRTWEEALARMDRALGEYVIRGIKTTIPFYRRLLQDEEFRAGTFTTDFLERKLPELTYEDVVEPWDRFYVASAALFCHLNQIAKKSGSHV from the coding sequence ATGCCCCTGTTTCGCAAAGTCCTCATCGCCAACCGCGGCGAGATCGCCATCCGTATCATCCGGGCCTGCAAGGAGCTGGGCATCCCCACGGTGGCCATCTACACCGAACACGATGCCAACGCCCTCCACATCGTCAAGGCGGATCAGGCCATCTCCGTGAGCCCGGGGCCCTTGGCCGGGTACCTGGATTTTGCCCAGATCATCGAGGTGGCCAAGTGGGCCGGGGCCGACGCCATCCACCCCGGCTACGGCTTCGGGGCGGAGAACTGGCAGTTCGCCCAGGCCTGCGCCGAGGCCGGCATCACCTTCATCGGCCCGCCTCCCGAGGCCATCCGGGAGATGGGGGACAAGGTGCGGGCCCGGGAGCTCATGGCCGCCGCCGGGGTGCCCATCATCCCCGGCTCCCCCGTCATCACCCAACCCGAAGAGGCCCGGGAGCACGCCGCCCGCATCGGCTTTCCGCTGCTGGTCAAGGCCAAAGGCGGCGGCGGCGGTCGGGGCATGCGCCTGGTGTGGACGGAAGAGGAGATGCTGGACAGCCTGGAGGGGGCCCGCCGGGAGGCCGGCCGGGCCTTCGGCGATGAAGGCATCTATCTCGAGAAGTTCATCGAGGAGCCCAAGCACATCGAGATCCAGATCGTGGGGGACACCCAGGGCCGGCTGGTGCACCTGGGGGAGCGGGACTGCTCCATCCAGCGGCGCCACCAGAAGCTCATCGAAATCGCCCCCTCGCTGGTCCTCACCCCGGAGAAGCGCCAGGAGATGGGAGAGGTGGCCAAAAAGGCGGCCGCCTCGCTGGGGTACTTTTCCCTGGGCACCATGGAATTCCTGGTGGACAAGTACCTCAACTTTTACTTCCTGGAGATGAACACCCGGGTACAGGTGGAGCACCCCATCACCGAGCTCATCACCGGCATTGATCTCGTCAAGGAGCAGATCCGGGTGGCCGCCGGGGAGCCGTTGTCCTTCACCCAGGAAGAGGTGAGCCTGAGGGGCTATGCCATCGAGTGCCGCATCAACGCCGAGGACCCCCGGAACAACTTCTTCCCGTCGCCGGGGCGCATCACCCGCTACTATTCCCCCGGCGGCGTGGGGGTGCGGCTGGACGGCTGCGTCTTCGGCGGCTATGAGGTGCCCCCGTACTTCGATCCTCTGCTCTCCAAGCTCTGCGTCTGGGGCCGCACCTGGGAGGAAGCGTTGGCCCGCATGGACCGGGCCTTGGGAGAATACGTTATCCGGGGCATCAAGACCACCATCCCCTTTTATCGCCGTCTGCTTCAGGACGAGGAGTTCCGGGCCGGCACCTTCACCACCGATTTCCTGGAACGCAAGCTGCCGGAACTCACCTATGAGGACGTGGTGGAACCCTGGGACCGCTTCTATGTGGCCAGCGCGGCTCTCTTCTGCCACCTGAACCAGATCGCCAAAAAGAGCGGCAGTCATGTTTAA
- the amrB gene encoding AmmeMemoRadiSam system protein B: protein MAVRSRMLSSGWYPGSGSACRAEIEKFIAGVKPLEPGVQPLGGLVPHAGWYFSGRLAAKVFFLCSQAVQPEVVALFGGHLPGGPPLLVTDDAWETPLGDIPLATDFYAPLRQRLTLKPEYPGDNTIEVNLPFVKYFFPQARLLALRAPQTPEAVRLGEAVVEVARELGQSLLLIGSADLTHYGLNYGFAPQGYGPQAVKWVKEVNDKRFLEALLQMDPLSAIALADRDLSSCSAGAPAAALAGAKKLGATRALLVDYYTSYDVLPGDSFVGYAGVLWAV from the coding sequence ATGGCGGTGCGATCCCGGATGTTGTCTTCCGGTTGGTACCCGGGCAGCGGCAGCGCCTGCCGGGCGGAAATCGAAAAATTCATCGCCGGGGTTAAGCCCCTCGAACCCGGGGTTCAGCCCCTGGGAGGCCTGGTCCCCCATGCCGGCTGGTATTTCTCCGGCAGGCTGGCGGCAAAGGTCTTTTTCTTATGCTCCCAGGCAGTGCAGCCCGAGGTGGTGGCGCTCTTCGGGGGGCATCTGCCGGGCGGCCCGCCTTTGCTGGTCACCGACGACGCCTGGGAGACCCCCCTGGGGGATATCCCTCTGGCCACCGACTTTTACGCCCCCTTGCGGCAGCGCCTCACCCTGAAGCCCGAATACCCCGGCGACAACACCATCGAGGTCAATCTCCCCTTTGTGAAATACTTCTTCCCCCAGGCCCGGCTGCTGGCACTGAGGGCCCCCCAGACCCCGGAGGCGGTGCGGCTGGGCGAAGCGGTGGTGGAGGTGGCCCGGGAGCTGGGGCAGAGCCTGCTCCTCATCGGCTCCGCCGACCTGACGCATTACGGCCTGAACTACGGCTTCGCCCCCCAGGGCTATGGGCCCCAGGCGGTTAAGTGGGTGAAGGAGGTCAATGACAAGCGCTTTCTGGAGGCCCTGCTGCAGATGGACCCCCTCTCGGCCATCGCCCTGGCGGACCGGGACCTGAGCTCCTGCTCCGCCGGCGCACCCGCCGCCGCCCTGGCCGGCGCCAAAAAACTGGGCGCCACCCGGGCCCTCCTGGTGGACTACTACACCAGCTACGACGTGCTTCCCGGGGATTCCTTCGTGGGCTACGCCGGGGTCCTCTGGGCGGTCTGA
- the groL gene encoding chaperonin GroEL (60 kDa chaperone family; promotes refolding of misfolded polypeptides especially under stressful conditions; forms two stacked rings of heptamers to form a barrel-shaped 14mer; ends can be capped by GroES; misfolded proteins enter the barrel where they are refolded when GroES binds), with translation MAGKEIKYDIKAREAMLRGVNTLADAVKVTLGPKGRNVILEKSFGAPTITKDGVTVAKEIELEDKFENMGAQMVKEVASKTSDVAGDGTTTATILAQAIYQEGAKLVAAGTNPMALKRGIDKAVAAVVEELRKISKPTKDQKEIAQVGTISANNDASIGNIIAEAMSKVGKEGVITVEEAKGMETTLEVVEGMQFDRGYISPYFVTNPEKMEVNLEEPYILVHEKKISAMKDLLPLLEQIAKMGKPLLIVAEDVEGEALATLVVNKLRGTLQVAAVKAPGFGDRRKAMLEDIAILTGGQVISEDMGWKLENVTLKELGTCRRVNIDRDNTTIIDGGGSREAIEGRVKQIRAQIEETTSDYDREKLQERLAKLVGGVAVIRVGAATEVEMKEKKARVEDALNATRAAVEEGIVPGGGVALLRTIPVLAEMKLDNHDEQLGVNIIKRAVEEPIRQIANNAGFEGSVVAEHVKTLKGAMGFNAETGQYEDLMAAGVIDPTKVVRFAIQNAASVAGLLITTEAMVAEKPKKEEPAAGMPGGGMGGMY, from the coding sequence ATGGCTGGCAAAGAGATCAAATATGACATCAAGGCCCGGGAGGCCATGCTCCGGGGCGTCAACACCCTGGCGGACGCGGTCAAGGTCACTTTGGGCCCCAAGGGCCGCAACGTCATCCTGGAGAAGTCCTTCGGCGCCCCCACCATCACCAAGGACGGCGTCACCGTGGCCAAGGAGATCGAGCTGGAGGACAAGTTCGAGAACATGGGGGCCCAGATGGTGAAGGAAGTGGCCTCCAAGACCAGTGACGTGGCCGGCGACGGCACCACCACCGCCACCATCCTGGCCCAGGCCATCTACCAGGAGGGCGCCAAGCTGGTGGCCGCCGGCACCAACCCCATGGCCCTGAAGCGGGGCATCGACAAGGCCGTGGCCGCGGTGGTGGAGGAGCTCCGGAAGATCTCCAAGCCCACCAAGGACCAGAAAGAGATCGCCCAGGTGGGCACCATCTCCGCCAACAACGACGCCTCCATCGGCAACATCATCGCCGAAGCCATGAGCAAAGTGGGCAAGGAAGGCGTCATCACGGTGGAGGAAGCCAAGGGCATGGAGACCACCCTGGAAGTGGTGGAAGGCATGCAGTTCGACCGGGGCTACATCTCCCCCTATTTCGTCACCAACCCGGAGAAGATGGAGGTCAACCTGGAGGAGCCCTACATTCTGGTGCATGAGAAAAAGATCAGCGCCATGAAGGACCTCCTGCCCCTCCTCGAGCAGATCGCCAAGATGGGCAAGCCGCTGCTCATCGTGGCCGAGGACGTGGAGGGCGAGGCCCTGGCCACCCTGGTGGTGAACAAGCTCCGGGGCACCCTGCAGGTGGCGGCGGTGAAGGCCCCCGGCTTCGGCGACCGGCGCAAGGCCATGCTGGAGGACATCGCCATCCTCACCGGCGGCCAGGTCATCAGCGAAGACATGGGCTGGAAGCTGGAAAACGTCACCCTGAAGGAACTGGGCACCTGCCGGCGGGTGAACATCGACCGGGACAACACCACCATCATTGACGGCGGCGGCTCCCGGGAGGCCATCGAGGGCCGGGTGAAGCAGATCCGGGCCCAGATCGAGGAGACCACCAGCGATTATGACCGGGAGAAGCTGCAAGAAAGGCTGGCCAAGCTGGTGGGCGGCGTGGCCGTCATCCGTGTGGGCGCGGCCACCGAAGTGGAGATGAAGGAGAAGAAGGCCCGGGTGGAAGACGCCCTGAACGCCACCCGCGCTGCGGTGGAGGAGGGCATCGTCCCCGGCGGCGGCGTGGCCTTGCTGCGCACCATCCCGGTGCTGGCGGAAATGAAGCTCGACAACCACGACGAGCAGCTGGGCGTCAACATCATCAAGCGGGCGGTGGAGGAGCCCATCCGCCAGATCGCCAACAACGCCGGCTTTGAGGGCTCGGTGGTGGCCGAACACGTGAAGACCCTCAAGGGCGCTATGGGCTTCAACGCCGAGACCGGCCAGTACGAGGACCTCATGGCCGCGGGCGTCATCGACCCCACCAAGGTGGTGCGCTTCGCCATCCAGAACGCTGCCTCCGTGGCCGGCCTGCTGATTACCACCGAGGCCATGGTGGCCGAAAAACCCAAGAAGGAAGAACCCGCCGCAGGCATGCCCGGCGGCGGCATGGGCGGGATGTATTAA
- the groES gene encoding co-chaperone GroES, whose product MKVKPLNDRVLVKRTEEMQMTKGGIYIPDTAKEKPIEGKIIAVGPGKMSDQGQRMALQVKEGDRVLFSKYAGTEIKIEGEEYLMMREDDILAIIEE is encoded by the coding sequence ATGAAGGTCAAACCCCTGAACGATCGCGTCCTGGTCAAGCGCACCGAAGAGATGCAGATGACCAAAGGCGGCATCTACATCCCCGACACCGCCAAGGAAAAGCCCATCGAGGGCAAAATCATCGCGGTGGGCCCCGGCAAGATGAGCGACCAGGGTCAGCGCATGGCCCTGCAGGTCAAGGAAGGGGACCGGGTGCTGTTCAGCAAATACGCCGGCACCGAGATCAAGATCGAAGGCGAAGAATACCTCATGATGCGGGAAGACGACATCCTGGCCATCATCGAAGAGTAA